The Gemmatimonadetes bacterium SCN 70-22 genome includes a region encoding these proteins:
- a CDS encoding serine hydrolase, translating to MRTTRLIALAFAATSSAAAAQPAQRGRTAAPYVPGATWERRSPAAAGIDSVKLADAIAFAIANEARAPRDMEESHYRSFGRVEPFGQGIGPFTPRGAQTGVIVRGGYLVASWGEPDRVDMTHSVTKSFLSATVGMAFDRGLIGSVRDTVWKSQAPTYRLRLTAPSEPGTDMGRPMFIDPWDTPHNRTITWDDMLRQTSDWEGTLWGKPEWADRPAQDAAEWRTRPRKPAGTAYEYNDVRVNVLALAATNIWRRPLPEVLRDNLMDPIGASRSWRWNGYDNAWITLDGRPVQVVSGGGHWGGGMFINAWDMARFGLLTLRRGVWGDTRILSEEWVKRSLTPTVPQPTYGYMNWFLNTDRKWMPSAPASAFGHVGNGTNIIFVDPEHDLVAVIRWIENGQVNDFLGKLMAAVVK from the coding sequence GTGCGCACGACTCGCCTCATCGCCCTCGCCTTCGCCGCCACCAGCAGTGCCGCGGCGGCCCAGCCCGCCCAACGCGGACGCACCGCGGCGCCGTACGTCCCGGGTGCCACCTGGGAGCGCCGTTCCCCGGCCGCGGCGGGGATCGACTCCGTGAAGCTCGCCGACGCCATCGCCTTCGCCATCGCGAACGAGGCACGCGCCCCGCGCGACATGGAGGAATCGCACTACCGCTCCTTCGGGCGCGTGGAGCCCTTCGGGCAGGGGATCGGTCCCTTCACGCCGCGCGGCGCGCAGACCGGGGTGATCGTGCGCGGCGGCTACCTGGTGGCCAGCTGGGGGGAACCCGATCGCGTCGACATGACGCACTCGGTCACCAAGTCGTTCCTCTCGGCCACCGTGGGGATGGCGTTCGACCGCGGGCTCATCGGCTCGGTGCGCGACACCGTCTGGAAGTCGCAGGCCCCCACCTACCGCTTGCGCCTGACGGCGCCCTCCGAGCCGGGGACCGACATGGGGCGGCCGATGTTCATCGACCCGTGGGACACGCCGCACAACCGCACCATCACGTGGGACGACATGCTGCGGCAGACGAGCGACTGGGAGGGGACGCTGTGGGGGAAGCCCGAGTGGGCCGACCGGCCGGCGCAGGACGCCGCCGAGTGGCGCACCCGCCCCCGCAAGCCGGCCGGGACCGCGTACGAGTACAACGACGTGCGCGTCAACGTGCTCGCCCTCGCCGCCACCAACATCTGGCGCCGCCCGCTCCCCGAGGTGCTGCGCGACAACCTCATGGATCCCATCGGCGCCTCGCGCAGCTGGCGGTGGAACGGCTACGACAACGCCTGGATCACGCTCGACGGGCGCCCGGTGCAGGTGGTGTCGGGCGGCGGGCACTGGGGGGGCGGGATGTTCATCAACGCCTGGGACATGGCGCGCTTCGGCCTCCTGACCCTGCGCCGCGGCGTGTGGGGCGACACGCGCATCCTGTCCGAGGAGTGGGTCAAGCGGTCGCTCACCCCTACCGTTCCGCAGCCGACGTACGGCTACATGAACTGGTTCCTCAACACCGACCGCAAGTGGATGCCGAGCGCCCCGGCGTCGGCCTTCGGCCATGTGGGGAACGGGACCAACATCATCTTCGTCGATCCCGAGCATGACCTCGTGGCGGTGATCCGGTGGATCGAGAACGGGCAGGTCAACGACTTCCTCGGGAAGCTGATGGCGGCAGTGGTGAAGTAG